A window of Leishmania donovani BPK282A1 complete genome, chromosome 35 genomic DNA:
CAGAGATATCACTTaccagcaaaaaaaaaacgttttCGTTCTTTTCATTTGCAAATCCATCCCATGGCTCTTCGTGGATCAATGCTCGTAAAGACTGCAATGTAAGCTTCAAATAACCTGACTCTCGGCCTTAGCGTCATCCTTTTTTATGATTGGCAACTGAAGGGAACTTCCTCTGCTCAGCagttttcttctttttgcaGTCAGTTTTGCAGTCACACTCGTGTCCAGCTTGCAATATCTGCTTTATTCCACTCTGTGTTTCTTCGCGCTCAAGAAGTTATTAGCTGACGCTGGGCGGAAATTTTTTTTTGAAAGCTGGAGACAGGGAATAAAAGGGGGCTGCTCGAAAAACAATATGATTATGAGGAGTGAGTCAACGTGCTCTCCACAATTCCAATTCAATGAGCCACCGAACGTTTGTCCTTGCCCCATTTTCGTCTCTCTATTCGTTTCAGATCTGAAGAAATAGAGTCATTTTAAGCATTTCATtcgcccccacccacacccttGTTTACCCACTGCAACAGGAATCCTTGGATGACGGGAAAAGGGGGATACCGAAGTCTACTTATTCAGTTGTGGTGCTATCGTGAGCACGAGTGGAAGGATACCAGATCGGTATGGTCTTCAACGGAGATAGGGAACTCACCAGCTAGGCCAAGTTGGGAGCATATATTGGAATACATCATGCTTATCTTTGGGTATCGTTCTCTCGTTTGGGGCTCTTTCCACTCTCGGTTGCAGTCTAACCCCCTGATGACGGGAGACACCTCAGCGTAGTATCAGGGATAGTCCCAACTCTATGTGGGCGCTAGGCAGCTCCTCTCCTTGCTACTGCAgagccacctctggcggtgacagggtAGAGTGCCTACGACACggggaggtcagagcaaTGCATGGCCACAGATATGTTGGCGGTGAGGTACTAGATAATGCTGCATCGGAGTGATCTGCGACAGTGAACGCGCTTGCGCCAGCCGTGTGATGGGCAACGTGCCAGCGTGACTCAAACCTGCCTCGCCTGTACCTGAATGCTCTACTGGTGTGGAGAGCCTGAGTATCACACCAAGCAAAgcaccaggtggcggccTGCCTCATGGGGAGCCGCActgaggcgacctgcgaggcaggggccgtgctggGATGGCTTGGCGGGGGTTGCGCCAGCGCATGTCTGCAGCCGCTTGCCGCCGCAAGGGGGCCTTTAGCATGCGGGGTGCATTTCAGTTTGATTCGTGTCTTCTATGGCGGAGAATGAACAAGCCCACTtacacacaaagaaaactGATTTCTCCCCGAATAAGGGAAAGGAAAACCTTAGCGCTAACTGACGTGTGCCGCATGCATCGTCCTTTGTCTTTCTCTTTCGTCTGAAAGTTTCGACTCGATGCGCATGCAGTGAAAAAGCTTTCGAAGAAGACAATGCTTATCAgcgctgcttttttttttctgcaaGTCGCGGTCTCAATGACTGATAGAAAATTATGCGTTGGTGTGCCTACACCTCTTTCTTCCCTAAAATTCGTCAtgcttctctcccctttttGCCATTGTCTATTCAACTCTCTTGAAAGCAGAACCTGTGGTGACTCTTATTTCCAGATTTCAACTTTTAGCATGCGAGTATGTCGCTTCGACTGGAGTCCATACGAGTGTACCGCGAACTTTATCGCGCTGCGTCACGGTCGGCACGGGAATGCACGCTGTACAACAGTTCAGGTTTACTGGACTACGTCTCGCGGCGTTTTGGTCAGGAAGCAGACAAGCAGAATCGCCAGCTTGCAAATGCTCTGCGAACCTTGgagcggcgcgccagcgatCAGGGGTCGAAAAAGCGGCGCGGTGCGGCAGGTGGCCGTGCCCAAGCAAAACTACTACAGCAGTATCAAAGGTACATATCCATGCAAATCGATCGTACTCGCGCCCTTGCCAAGGCTCTCTACATGGCGCCGGGCAATGTGCAACTTACATCTGTGCTTCAGGTCCTCTCCGCCGGTGTTGGGAACTGGTCGTATCAGCAAATGATGGAGTCAAGCATTCTCTCGTTTCTTGAGCACGAAGCTAAGAAAGTTTCTCACAACGAAGTTGCAGAGGACATGACTAGCGAGCGTCAAAATCGGATCatgctgcaggcgctcttGCCATATGCGGAGCGACTGCTACTTGTTCATCGCACAGCTGTGGGCGAGCAAAATCGGGTGAGCTCACTGACTTATCTGACGCCTTGGCAAGTGACAGAGTCTATAATTGGCAGTCGAAGTGGTGTATCTGCTGTGCATCTTCGCGTTGGTCGTGATCACTTAGTGGTCGAAGTGGACGAGACTTACAACAAACAAGTGGTGTACATTTGCTGCACCCGGCAGGATGGGGGCGACTCGGGCAGCTACGAGTGGGCGCAGGAAGTAGAACGTGTGGAGATAAGCGAAAGTGAGGAGGTTCAGAAGACGATGTTTCACAGCCAGTACCTATTTATGGCAACTCGCATTTGTGACGCTCTTCTGCACGACTCTCCGCTGCATccgacgcgcagcaccgtTGTGATTGGCCACGCTGTTGGCGGGGCGGTAGGCTTGGTGCTGTCACTCCTGCTCACTCAACGGGGGTTCGAGGTGTCGAATACGATTTCTCTCGGCGCACCGAAATCGTTGCAAGGGACGTTGGAGCGCTACGTTGCAGCGATTAATCCGATTCGGTTAGTACTAGCGGGCGACCCGCTAGTAGAGCTTCCTATCACGGGTGCCGAAGGGGCACCATTTGTCCACATTGGCGAAATTCTTCTTCTGTCGCCAGCGAATTCGTCAAGCGATACCTTAGCCGCAGCAGATACATCTGAGTGCGAGAGTGACGACAATGTTGTATCTGAcgcgccgccctcaccgAGGGTAGACAATTTTACCGCTGAGTCTCTTAGTGTTATGATGGCCGACTCTGATGGCGTGCCTTTTGCAAGTGGCAGCGCTGATGACCCTTCCGCAGCTGCATCTGTCTCTTTCAGCAAGGCAGACGAGGCTCTCGCTGAGGAAGAGAACAGTGAAGAAGGAATGTCCGAAATACTGCGTGTTGCTGCGCAGCGATACCGCGATCACTTTTTGGTGGAGCATTATGTGCGGCATTTGAAAGACCCGTCGGTGGTGCTGACGTACGCCGAGGGAGATGAGGTTTGGGATGAGGGAGACTACGAAGAGCTAAAACGGAAGAGTGCTCGCGAGCCGCCAGCCAGTTCGGAGGAGCGTCGCATTCGCGATCTTCGCGGGCCACTGTAAGGCTCTCCATCACAAAGCTCGTCAGGTCGGCTTCTTGCTCTGCTTCCCTGATTGATGTGCTGGTGGATGTTTGTTAATGGCGCTCTGCCGATTTCGACGGTGTGTCGGATCTGTAAGATGGAGCGCTGAatcccaaaaaaaaaaggaaactTCAGATTGGAAGGACGCGATGGCTGATCAGTTTTTTCCCCTTCTTACACAATGCACTTTGATTGCAGCCACAGAAATTACCGCCGTTACAAATGTTGCGATAAAGTCCAATGGAACCGCAGATGAACGCTTGAAGACAGCGGAAAATACTGAAATACGCTTCTGGCAATCAGATGTCGCTGTGGGCGGAACACTTTTGCGTGCCATGAAAGGCTGTGCGACTTCGCGAAAGCAGCATGTATAGGTctgtttccttttctgtgcAGCATCTAGTAACTGGTGGCTACACAAGGACGAACTCGACCTCGCAAACGCTTCTAATAGTCATATTCtcccttcgttttttttttgtgtccTGTGCTGCACTTAATACTCTCGTACCAagcgaacacacacacacacacacgcacacacacacacacatctttttttctgtgAGTCGTCTTCAACGCGCTTCAGTTAACCTCTCTTGCCTTTCACCCCAGCGGTCAGAAGCAGCTACACAACGCTCACCCATAATTATACCGAGTTATTTTTATCGAGGACCAAAGAGAAGCAGGCGAGAAAATGAAGCTCGGGTACAAGAGCGAGACAAGTGCCTTTTTTGTGGGTGCGGCGACTTTCGCTGCTTGCTTCTTTATTccccgccgcttcctcgctgctgctatTCCATTGTGGATTGTAGCGAGCCGCCTGCTGGCGCGAGGCGCCGTGAATCACGCACGCCCCGTGACGGATGCGGACACTGCGGATAAGCAGGCACAGGCCCGCTTTGTGATGTCGCGTGACATGCCGCTGGCGAAGCGTCCAGTGGCGATCGTGACGGGAACTAACAGCGGGATCGGGTACTGGACTGCTGTGGGTCTGGCTGTGGAGGGCTACGAGGTTGTGGTGACGTGCCGGTCGGCTGTGTTGACACAGCAGACGGCTGAGCGGATTCAGCAGGAAgcgaagcgccgccgtcgtgcccAGCCGAAACTGTACGAGCACTCTCCGGCGTCAGTGCTCGTGGAGGGCCACCTGCCGGTGGAGTGCGACGACTTCGACAGTGTGCGCGCATTCGCGGAGTGGGTGGCAAGGAAATACGCGCAGCGCAACGTGCAGGTGCTGGTGAACAACGCAGGCGGCATGCGCAAGGCGTTGGGCTTCTCTCGTCTTCATCCTAACTTAGAGTTGCACACTGCCATGAACTTCCTCGGCCCGTTTCTGCTGACGGAACTGTTGCTGCCTGTGCTGGAGAGGAACGGCGGCCGCGTTGTGTATGTTTCGAGTGAAGCGCACCGCTTTGCACagtctctcctccttcccgGCCGCTTTAGTGTGTGGAGATCGATTAGGGCATTTCCCACATGCAACGGCCTCATTGCGGGAAAGTTGCTCAATGCATTGAAGGAGGTCAATCAGGGTGCTGGCAAGTCGAGCGGTCCGCTTCAGACTTCTTCGACTCAGCACGCCTTTGGCCGTTACGGCATCAGCAAGCTACTGAACACCTACCACGCCCACATGATTGCGCGCCGCTACCGCGACGTGAAGGACGAGGCGCACCGTGTATACGCCTGCTCGCTGCACCCCGGCTGTGTCGCTACCAACTTCTCTCGAGATATCATGGGCGGCTTTGTGCGTATGATTTTATCAtgggcgtcgctgctgttcttAAAGACCGCAGAGGAGGGTGCGCAGACGACGCTGCACTGCGCCATGTGCCCGCGCACAGAGTTGGAGTTGGTGTCGCCGTCTGGCGAGAAACCGACGACGAACGCGGATGCGGTGAGCCCATACTTCGTGGAGTGCGCGGACCAGACGACGAGTATGCTGCGTGCGTACGGCTGGGACGTGAgtgaggcagcggcgatTTTGCAGTGGGGTCGGCAGCAAGTCGGCCTCGCCTAAATCGTGAGGAGTTGCCGTAATGAAAAGAGAAGTGCATTTCACCACATTACACAGGGTCAACACGGCGTATGGTGGTTTGGTGGCGGCGTCTCTGGCTTTTATCTTCCTCTCTTGTGCATCGCCATGTGGTGGCGGCAAACATTCTGCGCTGTCATCATCTTCGTATGTTTGTACGTCTcgtccgcctctctccctacTTCGTCTTTGACGTGCCTGTGTCCGTTTCACGTTTGCATTGTTGGCCCGCGCGGTTTGTTCTCTCGATCTCCCCACCACAAATGCAGGGGCCAaagcgttttttttttttcgtttcagCCCCGAGAATTCACTTTTGTGGTGCGAAGGGGTTTGCTTGCTGTATTTCTCCCAAATTTCTTTTACCGATCATTGCGCTCGATGCCCTGTTTTCTCTCGTCGAcaacgcccccccccctctccctctctctctctcgccctcgtcTCCTCTTGCACGTGTAGACGTTGAATGCGGTGTTCATCCTTTCTTCGAGCGTTTGCtggaaggaaaggagaagtGACGAAGGCAGGCAATTTCTAGTTCAGCGTAGCGCTTCGTATGCACCTGCTTTGTTTTTATGATATCAGGCATATTGCCCTGGAATACGAAGGACAAGACGAGCAGGAATAAAAACGGAATGACTCATAAAATAGCGTGAGGAAGGGCGCCTCTCTTCGGCTGGCATTGGTGTCACACTGCCTGCAATATTATCTCCGGTCAGCGACTTACCAAGGGTCAGGAGAGCGTGCCCCACCCCTTGCGAACTAGGTTTTGGCACACACCCACATCTTATAAACGCAGTTGCCCCATGTGCTCGCGTGCTGATCACCCCCTAGCTCCCTCAGCTGGCGCGACCGTGACCTTTACCTCTCCGGCGCCAATcgccttccctttccttctccgaCTTCCCTGCTTCAACGCTCTCCTTTCACACGCACGCTTATATGTTCCCCCTATCCACCTACACGCGCGTTTGCACACGAGTGAGAAGGCTGATTGCTACACTGGTACTGAGTTGTGCTTTACTGACGTTATTTTCagtgctccccctcccccaacacacacacacacacacacacacttccTATTTTTATTCTCCTCCTTCTTCATAAGTGTGAGCTCCCACACCTCTACGTGGAACTGAAGGTTAATAGTATTCACATCTGCACGGAAGCGCGCAACGATGGCTGATGCGACCCTTCTTCATCGCCTCATAGAGGCTTTGCCAAAGGCAGAGCTGCACGTGCACATTGAGGGAACACTGAGCCCAGAACTGCTCTTTGAGCTTGCGAAGAGGAATGGGGTGCAGATTCCGTACAagacggtggaggaggtcCGCGCGGCCTATAACTTTACTGATCTGCAGTCGTTTCTGGACCTCTATTATGAAGGCATGTCTGTCCTCATCACCGAGGACGATTTTGCGGACCTGGCATACGCCTACACGCGTGTGATGCACGAGAGTCGCGTTACTCACGCCGAGCCCTTTTTCGATCCTCAAGGTCACCTCTGCCGCGGTATTACATTTCGCGTTCTCTACGACGGGCTCATGAAGGGGTTTCGCCGCGGTGAGGCCGAGTTTGGAGTCAGTGTAGCGCTCATCTTTAGCTTCCTTCGTCATCTCTCCGAGGAGGAGTGCTTTGCACTCGTGCGCGATGACATGCACCCCGACAACGGTCAGTACATCCGTGAGTTATTCGCAGCGAAGGCGTTTGTAGCGGTGGGGCTGGACTCTTCAGAATTGGACAACCCGCCGGAGAAGTTCGCGCGGCTCTACCGCTACTGCCACGAAGAGCTGAAGGTGCCGTTCCTTGTGGCGCACGCGGGTGAGGAAGGTCCACCGGGGTACATGCGGGATGCGATGAGCATGCTGGCAGTGGACCGCATCGACCACGGTGTGGCCGCGCGTCTGGACCAGGCGCTGTGCAAGGATCTGCGTGAGAAGCGAATTCCACTGACTGTGTGCCCGACGTCGAACGTAGCCCTCAAGGTCTTCCAGGATCGCGCGACGTGcggggcggtggtgatggacCTCGTTTTGACAGAGGGGCTTTGCATCACCATCAACTCAGATGATCCGGCCTACTTTGGCGGCGACATCCGAGAGAGTTTCCGCATTCTCGCCGAGACGGGCCGACTCACCCCGGCCACGCTGAAGCAGCTCGTGCTCAACTcgttctgcagcagcttcatcGCCGAAGATCGCAAGCGCGCGTacgaggagagggtggagaagGTGTTCAAGGACGTGTGCGGGGGGACGTATGAATGAGGCCTTGAAGGGGGTATGAGCTGTGGTTGGCGGAGCAAGCtgtggcggcgagggcatTTTTATTTAGTAttatatatatgcgtgtgtgtgctgctcctTCCACTCTTCACACGGTCCCCTTGTGCACTCTTATCTTTTACATTGCTCATCGTATTTCTATTACTATCATCACCGTCAGGAGTTTTCCACGCACGCGCGATACATGTTCAGAATGAGAGCATCTtgccccttctcttttcctttgtgtttctcctctttctctccccctctctcggtttcctttttctttttccatAGAGAAAGAACAGGAGGAGAAGCTGTCGCGGGGCGAATCGTTTACGTTCGCTCCCTTCTATTCGTTGAAAAAATGTTTTTGATTTATTATTAGTTTTCGGTCCTTTTATGTTTTTAGATCCCAGTTCTCTGTGGCGATGCATCAACGGTTGTGTTGCagacgaaaaaagaaaggagcggaggaggcagtCTCCAGCTTCTCTCGTTGTTGacctttcgttttttttttttcgtcgtcTTCCGCTTGCATAACTCTttatatatatttttttcCTTTGGTACACGGGCTGCTACACACGGGCACAGACACGCGAGTGCTGGCAGATGAGGTTGGTATGGGTCTGCTGAGTCACTGAATGGAACATGAAGGCGTGGGCAtctgcaaaaaaaaagggcgaTGAAAGAACAAGATTGAGAGGGCGCCAACAAAGGACTGAAGCGGAATGCTCTCCAGAAACGGTGCTGCCGTAAGCCAACGGCCACGTTCCGCGTGCACGGCTTCTTGAGTTGCCACTGGCAGTGCCGTTACTCTGATTGTATTTGTCTCCTTTCGGCGCTGTTTCTTTGCTCTTGCTACTAATTCCGTTGTGATTTATTCTATTCTTCCTCCTAATAAACTGCGGCTGCCCCTGAATATGTGGATGTGCACCTCTGTAGTGGTGCTTCTGTCTAGGCCAGTCCAAGTTGGTGCTGCCCGATCGTATTGGGGATGGGCATAGGTGAGTGACACGCGGGCATCTACGAGCGCTCGAGTGAATTGCGgctcccttccttctctgcACCCCATTAGTCATCCCATTCGCTTGTGGGTTTTGACGCCGCTGTCTTTTCCGTCTCATCTTGATCATATAtgtttcgtttctttttttcacCTCAATTCGTCTTCCCGGATAATGTGGTCTCTCTTGCCCTTGCTTCCTCTTCTGGttctgcgcgtgcggcgagcgattgagggggagggacaaGAATAAGAGGAAAAGcgaacaacagcagcgaaaTGAACAAAaagaccaccaccaccaaaaaAATAAACGGAATGGAGGCAGTGAGACCGGCGCTCTTCTCGCTGTTCTCAGGGTGTCATTGTGACGTGAAACGGATATAGGTGGGGAATGTAGTAGTAGCGCACGGCAttgtctcttttttttttgctcaTCTGCGCGCGCAATAACACCGCGTCTTTCGGCGCCGTAGGGTAACTTCGCCCAGGTACACACTAAACGGATACAAAGCAAGTTCTTCGATTTCGCGCTAGCCCTTCTTTGGGTTTCTGCAGAGTAGCTatcctttttcgttttgtttgaACACTTTCTATCCGTATGCGCGGATGTGCGTTGGCGCAGGAATGAACCTACGCCAATTGGCAAAGAAACAAGTGAAAGGCGTGCTTTAAGTGCGGCATTTCGCTCGCCAGAcatccctcctctctcacttTCACATTGCCCCCTTTTTgccttccttccttttttctcctctctttcggcttctctctctgcttcaCTTATGAGTGTATAGTACATCGTGGACGGGTCGTCTTTATCGGCACAGcgacaacagcggcgccttccgcacacgcgtgcacataTCCACACTCTGACctccgtcttttttttcccgtgCCGCTTACactgcatgtgtgcatatCTGCGCGTACACAGTTAGCGCGCTTCTCCATTGACATAATCGAGCTCGTATCGTTGACGTTCTTCTCAGACTTCTaaaccttttttttttgttggtcGCTGCTGTCCCTTTGGTGCACATGCAGCCACACCGCTCCCTCTGCTTCTATCCACACCTAAGCATCTATCGAAGAGCCGCTGAAGGCGCCACAGAACCAAAACGTGAAAATGCTCCATCTTTTCTCATCCGAGGTGGCGGCATTGGCTTCGATGGTGCTGTGTGGACTTGTGTATGGCGCCTTCTACTTTTTGAACATTACCTGGGCTCGCAATCCGAATGTCGCCGACGTGCTCGTGTTCATCTGTAGCTGTATCTTCGCATGTCGAACGGCTGCCAAGGGTAAGGTGTGCCAGTGGCCCTCCGGTGTGGACTATACGGGCCGCGTAGCGCTCGTCGTTGGGGCCACCTCCGGCGTCGGCTACAGCACGGCAATGCAGCTCGCAGAGCACGGATGGACCGTTGTGCTCGCAGCACGCAACACCGATCGGCTCCTTTTTTCCAAAAAGACTATAGAGCGTCACTTGCAGAAGTGCAACGCGAAGGGTTCGGTGAAGGTGCTCGGCACCGTTGACCTGCGCTCGGATGCGTCTATCCGCGCCTATGtgaaggagctggcggcAATGAAGGCGCACCTGCCGGTAGGCCTCCTCATCATGGCGGCTGGCGCGCTGCATCGACATCTGCACTTTGTTGGTGAAGTGGAGGAGTTGAAGACAGGCAGTGCATCTGTTGCGGCATCGTCCAGGGCGTGGCGGTCGATGGAGTGCATGATCGCCGCGAATGCAGTGGGCCCGTATTTATTCACCCAGCTGATGCTCCCTTTGTTGGATGAGACGGCAGAGAAGACGTCGGTCACGTCGCGCATCGTGAACGTGGCGTCGAGCTGCCACACCTTCCTGGGCCCTGGCCGTCAAGCTCGCTACAACCCGCTCGAGATGATCCGCGGACTCGATGAGCGGGCCGCCGAAGTGCTTCCCGGAGGCGGCTGTGGTGAGGCGAAAGAGGGCAAAGCTGCACGCGGCCCGTACTACATTCGCGACTACAGCTGGGCCAATTTTGTTGGTTACTATGGCCTTTCCAAGCTCTGTGTAATGTGGAACACGCGACTCCTGGCCCGGCAGGTCGCGACGATGCGCTTCATCCCAAAGACTGCGGCGAAGACGCCTGCGCTGCGCAAACCCGCAGCGAAGTGCACCACCGCAGACTCTACCCAGAGCGTCACTGCAACCCCAGAGACAGACCGACAGGACCAACTCAAGATTTTCGTCGCCTGCACTCACCCCGGCATCATCACCACCTACCTATACCGTGACATTTTCGCGCCGTGGGTGCTCGACTACTTCTTCTACTACCCTTCCCTGGTCTTCGGCAAGACATGGATCGAGTCTGCGCAGTCGACTCTCaaggcagcggtggaggacACGGGTATGGTACAGGGAGGCTACTACCTCTGCAGCGGGGAGTACGGCCCGGAGAGTGGTGTCAACTGCGTctcggcacacgcgcagcgtccGAAAAACATAGAGGAATATCAAAGGTGGATGATGGCACGAGTCACgccggcgctgaaggcggaGAATGAGATGACCGCGAAGAAGCAAGACGAAGCGGCCCCGCAATGAGCCGCACaacctccctccctccataCAATCTGtgaggaggcagcagcgatgtTTGACAACTCTTCTCTGCTGAACCTTGCTCCTACTCTCGTCGTGTTAAAGTTTGTGGGATGAGATGGACGTGGCAACACATATCGATCGAGGGAGAGCGAAGGCGCTTCTGGGGCAGCTGCTGGGTTCTGTGAGTTTTGATTGCCATTGTGACGAGTGAAAGAATGCGGCGCTGAGTCCAAGGACGAAGGCGAAAAAACATTGAGGAGGGAATGATGGGCGAGAAGAGACGAAGCCAACGTGTGCAcgcgtttgtgcgcgtgtgcttgcacTCGCATAGATAGAGACGTGCTGGCGCCTCGCCCAACGCCTCTTATCATAGGTTGCCGAGTCGCGTGCTCGCCGTCCATCAAGGCACCAACTTCTGCTGTCAACGGAGTAGGAGGAGGGCAACAGCTCCGATTCGTGaaacgcgctgctgctgagagCGACGACTCATTCATCTGGCTTGCCGATGCTCCAAGAAAATAAACGAATGACCACCGCCTGAAACTGAGGGTGAAGCATTAAAAGAAGGCATGCGGCCCACCCGCACCCCATCTCTACTGGCTGGCAATGAGCGATACGGGtcaccgctgtcgcagccCAGCAGTGccatatgcgtgtgtgtgtgtatgtgagcTGCACTCTGTTGCGGTGCTTCTCCGCCCACCTCGTTGCCTGATAATGTATggtgcctccctccttttgcgatggaagagagggggagctGTCCGGTGCAATGTGTGGCTGCCAACTGGCCAATTCGCGTTCTCCTGCAGGCATGCATATGCGTGCGACTCTTCTCGTGGATATCACTGATCCTTGACATAAAGCAACACAAGCACTCCCGATACAGATGCCGCCGTCCTTTTCTGCACTTACGAGAtaccctctctcttttttttctttgggtCGCCGCTGCTATCCGTCATCATTGTGTGTCTCTACGCGCTTGTGGCTCCACCCACATTACCCATCGTGTGCGTGATCTCTTTCGAAACTTCCACCCTTGCGCGCGAGAGCAGCCCAGTTCCCAGGCTTTCCCTGCTTTCCTTCCATGCCTCCACCGGCGTCCACGGCGCAGGCTGGGACTGGGCGAGATGCGCCTCTCGCAGAGTCCCCACCGCCGAATTCGACCACGCTCACAATCCCTCACGTGAACATTCCATTGCTCCCCCCCGGCTACCCACTGCCGGCCTCTACGGACGACATGGAGGCGTCTACAGCTGTGTACTTCCGCGAGGGTCGCAACCCTTACGGAAAGCGGCACCGCTCTACGCTCGTGAATGAGCCGTCCGCGTCGGCATCTTCCACCGTGTTGGAAATCGTGAGCGCTGAGGAGGACGTCCGTGCAGCTGTAGACGGTACCGATAGAGGTCgcttcgccggcagcgccccACAATCGCAGTCCACTGCGGCGGGGTACGCTGTCACAGCGCAGTATcttgcgcagctcttcgACGAACCGGCAAGGTGTGAGCAGGACGTGTACCGCCCCGTGGATGTGGCGTACTGCCGACGCCTCCTTGCGCAGGAAGCGGAGGAGTTCAAGATGGCCGCCtcgtcgcagccgccaaCAGGATCATCGTTGGAGGGCACCGAAGCCGCCATAGCAAGGGCGAAGAGAGTTCACGAGTTCAACTCATGCCTGACAGCCGGTCAGCATCGGCGCTACCGCGGGTTTGTGCTCGAGTGGCTTCGACACCAGCCCTCCCCGGCGGCTCCGCCGAACTCTGCGGAGGTGTTGAAGGTGGTACAGCAGGAGCAACAGCTGTTTCTCGAAGCTCTGCGGCGAGAGGCGTTGTGCCACGTGGTGCGACTCTCGTCCGGCCATCAGACAACAACCTACGCGTGCCTGGGCAGAGCGCTGACGAGCTTTGCGCAGTATCGTCGCCTACACCAGATGCAGGAGCGGCTCGTTTCCTTCCTCGATGACGCCAAGGCGAAAGAGAGCAAGGGGTTGCTGCTGTCGGGTAGCGCTCCGGCGGCGAGTTCTTCAGCGGCGTCAGGCGCTGCCGAAGAGGATGCACACAACAGAGACGCCGCTCACAGTCCCGCCGGTGATCTGCAGCAAGGCA
This region includes:
- a CDS encoding adenine aminohydrolase, which produces MADATLLHRLIEALPKAELHVHIEGTLSPELLFELAKRNGVQIPYKTVEEVRAAYNFTDLQSFLDLYYEGMSVLITEDDFADLAYAYTRVMHESRVTHAEPFFDPQGHLCRGITFRVLYDGLMKGFRRGEAEFGVSVALIFSFLRHLSEEECFALVRDDMHPDNGQYIRELFAAKAFVAVGLDSSELDNPPEKFARLYRYCHEELKVPFLVAHAGEEGPPGYMRDAMSMLAVDRIDHGVAARLDQALCKDLREKRIPLTVCPTSNVALKVFQDRATCGAVVMDLVLTEGLCITINSDDPAYFGGDIRESFRILAETGRLTPATLKQLVLNSFCSSFIAEDRKRAYEERVEKVFKDVCGGTYE